Genomic DNA from Bdellovibrio sp. ArHS:
GGCATCATCACGGATAAGGAAATTGAACTCACCCGACAACTGGCACTTTCAAAAAGAAATAAATAGGAGATGTCATGAAGACACTTTTAGCCGTATGCACCTTTGTATTTGCAGTTCAGGCATCAGCTCAGGAAAATCCCGCAGAGTGGGTTAAAAAAGCCGACAACATTCGCAATCCCGCCGAATCCTACGAGATGAAGATCCGTGTTGAAACGCCGGAAAACAACTCTGTCTTCCAGGTCTTTCTTCAGGGACAGGACAAAACTTTGATTGTTACAAAAGAACCGGCTCGGGATAAGGGCCGTAACATGTTGATGCTGGATCGTGATTTTCACGCTTACGTTCCGAATTTGAAACGGTCCATGCGACTGTCTCTGGCTCAGAAACTTTCTGGGCAGGTTTCTAATGGAGACATTTCACGTACGCGTTGGTACGGCGATTATGACGTTACCAAGGAAGCGGACAACGGGAAAGAAGTGCAGCTTTTGCTCAAAGGAAACAAAGACAATTTAACTTATGCCTGGATTCGTCTGTGGTTAAAAAAAGGAAGCTTTGAGCCTTTGCGTGCTGAATATCTGGGTTTGAACGGAAAGACCGTTCTAAAGAAAGCCTTTTTTGAAGACTATAAAAATATGGCCGGAGCCGTTCGGCCGACAACCTTAAAAATTGAAGATACAAATAAACAAGTCAGTTACGTGCGAATCCTGGATATGGGAAAAAAAACCTTCGGAGAATCCTTTTTCACAGTTCGTAATATGGAAAGCATGAAGTGAGATTTGGCTTTCTTCTGATCCTTCTCTTGAATTCTGCTGCGGCCATGGCGGACCTCACGGTTGCGCCTCGCTATGAATATATTCAAGGCAAGGACGAGGAGTTGGCCAATCGCCTGCTCGTCAAAGGAAAGCTGAATTCGACGTTAGGACCCTTTGGAGTTTTCGTCGAAGGTTTTGGCGAGCTGGAAGGAAACGAGGATCAGGCCTACGTGCGACGTTCTCCTTCTCATGGATATCTTCAAGAAGCCTATTTTGAATTCAATTTAGATTCTTTTTACGTGCGCGTCGGAAGACAGGCATTGCGCTGGAGTGAAAGCTGGACCGTGCCTTCCTTGGATGTGTGGACGGGAAGACGCTGGAATCGTCTTTTTTTCGACCCGCTGGCGGACCAACTGACTCACTCCACGGGTGTGGTTTTCTCTTACGCTCGCGAATCTTATTCTTTTGAATTGGTGGGGGTGGGCGAACTCGCGAAATCCTCCTATCCTGTTCCCGTGGAAGGCCCGTCCGTCGAAGAAAATACAAGTTTTGGCGGAAGAGTGAAATGGAATTGGGGAAACTTCGCTTTTTCCGCTTTGTCGGCGCAGATTTCGAAAACAGATCATTATGGTCTGACCGGAAACTATGCTTTTGAAAATGCGGTTCCCAAATTCGAAGTGGGTCTGATTCATGACCGCGAAGCTTTGGCCAATCAGCAGGATCGGAAATTCGCGACGTTAGGATGTGATATCTTTTGGGGAAACTGGATATTGCTGACGCAAGCCAGTCAATATGAGACCGTGCAGATTACGGGCATTGAAACAGAAACCTCATACTATTTGTCAGGACAGTGGAATCCCAACCGACACGATATTCAGTTTCAGGCCTTTTACATTCCCGCATCTGAAAGTCGGTTTGGCAGTTTTAGTTATGGCTATAATCTGACCGACTATTTCACGGTCTCTGGTTTTGTGCAAAATTATGCTGGCGGCCGCGATTTGTATCAGATTTATGAAGAGATCACGGGTGGCACCGTGGTCGGTTTACGTTTAGAGTTAAGTGGTAATTTAGCGTTTTAAGGAGCTTTCATGGCAAAAGAATATTTTTCCGACTTGAACTACACCTTGTCCAATGAAGACACACGAATTGAATTTGAACTGCTGCCCGCGAATGCGGAGCGTGTTTTCAGTATTGCTGGCTCTGGCGCGCGCTGTCTTCCCTTGATGGCGAAAAATCCCAAATACTTGGACGTCATTGATATGTCCGTCAGTCAGCTTTATCTTTGTGAGCTGCGCCTTCAGGCGATGAAGACGCTGACTTATGAAGAATATCTTTTTTTTATGGGATATCGTGGGGCCTTGCAGGGGGGGAGCGATAAAGGCGATGATCGCGAAGCACTTTATAAAAAGCTGACGTTGTCGGAAGAGGCGCGAAATTACTGGAACGAGCGCGTTTCGGGATGGAAACCCCATGGATTTATTCTTTTAGGACGCTGGGAATCTCACTTTCAGAAGCTGGGTTATCTTTTCCGCGAAGTTCTACAATGTGACTTCGGCAAAGTGTTCGCCGCGCAAAGCCTGGAAGAGCAGATTGAACTTTATGAAAAGCATTGGCCGAAACTTCGCTGGAACAGTTTTATTAAAGTGGCCGCCAGCGAATATGTCTTCAATAAGTTTTTATACAAAGGTCATTTTAGCGGCAAAGCGGAACATAAGACTGAACAGCGATCCCCATCGCAGTTCATCATGGAAGAGTTCGAACGCATTTTCCGCACGCAATTGGTTCGCAAAAACTATTTTATGCAGATTCTTTTTCTCGGGCGTATTGCTTATGAAGAAGGTCTTCCTTTAGAAGCTCACTTTGAGACCGTCGAGGCCGTCAAAAAGTCCAGAACGGAAGTTCGCTATCTGCATGGGAATCTTTTGGTAGAGCTTCCTAAACATGCGTATGATTTCATCTCGTTATCAGACACCATTTCCTATTTGTCTGAATCCGATGCCAATCAGATCTTACAAAAGTTATCCCCCGAAACGCGCAGTCAAAGTCAAATGGTCATCAGGTCCTTTATGCGAGCTCCCACGGCCATTGATACGCGTGATTGGGAACCTTTGTCTGATCGTAATCAGTGGGCGCAATCCAAGGACGGCACGGGAGTTTACCAGTTCCACATCTTCCGCAAGAAGTAGTGTCTCATTCTAAGAATGTCGAAGACTGATACTTAAAGCTTCCCCTCATTTTTACCGATAAATGAGGGGATTATGAAAGATAAGAACGTCAGCAAGATCAACATTTTGATTGTCTTTTTTCTTTTGGCGGGCTGTACAGACACAAGCCCGACGGTCTCTGTTTTGCGTTCTATCGACGGTTTCAATTTTTCGCCAAGTCATATTGTTACGGCAAGTCTCAATTCAGTCGCGGCTCGGGCCGAGTGTTCTTCTTTCGTCGGACAGGTGCAAATGAGTTTCGATGGAACGACGTGGTTGAATCCCTCTGACTATGACAGCACCGCCAAGAACACTTGCGAGAATGGCAAATTCGAAATCATTCTTTCAAATTCAAAAGCGCCCTGGAACTCGATGAGCATCGTCAACGGTGACACCGTTTCCGTGAAATTTCGGGCACAACCTCGCCTCGGTGACTATATCTATCGAACGGTGAATGTTAAATTCGTTCCATCTTCGCCGATGTCGCAAGAAATACTGGCGGGCTCGCAGGTACAGACGGGTACGGGATTGCAGCTGCACGGACGAGTTCGCGCGCAAGACCAGCACGTTGCTGCAGGCGGTGGTTTTAAAGTTCGCGGAAGGATCGTGCAGTGAACATGATCGTCGCATTTATATTTTCATTCATGTTCTCAGCGATGGCCGCGACGGGGCCTGGGCCGATGTTGACTTATGAAGGTGTTTTGACGGACTCCTCAGACACTCCCATAACCACAGCTCAGAATGTGACCTTTGAGATTCTTCAAAATGGCAGCTGTATTCTTTATCGCGAGACTCAAACAGTCAATCCTGGTTCGCTGGGGCAATTCAGCGTCGTTGTTGGGGTCGGAAATAGAACGGATGCAACGGGAAACACTCTTGAAAAAGTTTTTGCCGTCAGTGGCAACGTGAATTGTGACGGCTCTTCGGCCGTAACTGCGGCGGGGCCTTCATCTCGTTCTTTGCGCATTAGTGTTGGCGCGACGGTGTTGACGCCCGATGTGACGATCACGACGGTCCCCTACGCAATTCAGGCTCAGCGTTTAGGCGACAAGCAGGTCTCTGATTTTATCCTGGCATCAGGAACTTCCACGCAGGCGAATGTCGATGCTTTGACGGCGCTTTATCCCAATATCAATGCGCTTCTGAATATCTACCCCGCAACAGCGCCGGCGACGGGAAGCGTTCTTATTGGAAATGGCGCTACTTTTCAAACGGGCAGTATCGTTGCCGGTGCAGGTATCAATATTTCAAACAGTGCGAGTTCCATTGTGATCTCTGCCACAGGTGGCGGTGGCACTGGGACAGTCACAGAGGTGACGGCCGTGGCGCCATTGACGGTCACAAATGGAACGTCCACACCGGCGCTTTCGCTTCCTCAAGCCAGTGGTACCGCCAATGGTTACTTGAGTATGGCTGATTGGAACAGCTTCAATAGTAAGCTCAGTAACGCCCTGTCTACGGGAAGTATCTTCGTCGGAAATGCCGCGAATCAGGCCGCGGCGGTCACAATGTCTGGCGATGCGACGTTATCTTCGGCGGGTGTATTGTCCCTTTCCGCAATTTCGACCCCGGGAACTTATTCAAAAGTTACCGTCGACGCCAAAGGACGCGTAACCAGCGGGGCCGCCCTGGCGCCAGCGGATATTCCGGGCTTGCCCTGGGCACAGATCACTAGTGGTCTGCCTTCAAACCTTGCAGGGTATGGAATCACGGATGCGATTAAGAATGCGGGAGGTACACCTAGCATTCAATCCGGTTTGGATTTAGATAGACCCACCATAGGCACAGTGGGACGTCTTTACGTCGCCACGGACACGCAAAAAATTTATCGCGATAATGGATCTTCTTGGGATCTTTTAAGCTCGGGAATTTCGACAGGTGCAACGGGGATTGCGGGTGGAGACCTATCGGGAACTTATCCCAATCCAGCGGTTGCAAAAATTCAAGGGCGGGAAGTCGCCTCGACAACGCCAGCCGCAGGTAACGTCTTAAGGTATTCGGGTACGACATGGACCCCTTCGTCGCTAGCGATGGGGGATCTGACTGGAGTGCTGCCCGTCGCGCAAGGCGGAACCGGAGCCAATGCACTTTCTCCCAATCGACTTCTTATCTCTAACGGTGCCGGAACGGCGATCACCCACTTGACGTGTGCGGCAGGGCAGATGTTGGTCTTTGATGCGGCGGCTATCGCCAGTTGCTCTAGTTTTGCTGCTTCGACCGTGATTCTTAGGGATGGAAATTCATACGGGTCCGCGATGACGATTGGGACCAATGACAGCCAGGATCTGAACTTTGAAACTGTCGGGGCCGCACGCATGACGGTGACGAGTACTGGTCGCGTCGGTATCGGCACGACCAATCCCTTGTCCAAATTGGATGTGACTAGTGATGGCAGCTCTTCGATCATTCGCGCTACGACGGTGTCAACCCAAGCCTCTGACTACTCTTCGTTCTATGGTTATGCCGCTCGCGGCACCCTTGGATCTCCGACGCATCCGTTGTCGGGGCAGGGAATTGCGGGGTTTTATGGGGCCAATGCGATCAACCCCTTGGGTTATGCGGGAATGACGATTTCTGCTTCTGAGGATCACACAGGCTCCGCACAGGGTATGGCACTTGATTTGGTGGTAACTAAAAATGCCACAACCACGCCGGTCTCTGGATTGAGGATTGCGAATGACGGAAAAGTGGGCTTCGGAACTTTCAGCCCCTTTTTCAAAGTGCATGTTTCAGATGACTTGACCACAACACCTCTGGGAATTACTTCTGCCAATAGCACAGCGACCGGTCTACGTCTGCAAAACACCAGTGGTAGTAATATGAGTGCCTGGAATATTGGTCAGGTCGGAAATGCCTCGTCATGGGGTAATTTAGGAACGCTGGCCTTTAAACATGATGCCGTTTCCACACCGATAATGACGCTGATACCTTATGGTGGAACGAATGGCGGCGTCGGCATCAACATGACGACTTTCACTGGATATGCTCTTTACGTGAACGGGGCTGCGACGGGCACCTCATGGACGAATCTTTCGGACCGCAGATATAAAAAAGATATTGCCACTTTGCCCGAGGCTTTGAATAAAGTTTTGCAACTTCGTGGGGTGTCGTTTGTCTGGGATCAAGAAAACTTCCCTGATAAAAAATTTCAAGAGGGGCAGGATATCGGGGTGATTGCTCAAGAAGTCGAGGCGGTTTATCCCGAGGCCGTTACGACCTCTGCGGATGGTTACAAATCCGTTGCGTATTCAAAACTGGTCGCGCCGTTGATTGAAAGTACCCACGAACTATATGGAATGTGCAAAGCTCAGGCTTCACAAATCGCCAGTCTTGAACGAAAAATTGCATCGTTGGAAGAAGCCAAAGCCTTGAATGAGGAACGGCTGCAAAATCTAGAAAAAGAAAATGCCGCTTTGAAAAAAGATCTCGAATTGATCAAACAGAAATTAGGCCTCTAGTTTCCGTCTCGGTCAGGGACGTTTTGATCTCATCTTCAAACACCGTGCACCTTTTATCTTCATGATCCTTCCATATTTGTTAAACTTATA
This window encodes:
- a CDS encoding outer membrane lipoprotein-sorting protein; its protein translation is MKTLLAVCTFVFAVQASAQENPAEWVKKADNIRNPAESYEMKIRVETPENNSVFQVFLQGQDKTLIVTKEPARDKGRNMLMLDRDFHAYVPNLKRSMRLSLAQKLSGQVSNGDISRTRWYGDYDVTKEADNGKEVQLLLKGNKDNLTYAWIRLWLKKGSFEPLRAEYLGLNGKTVLKKAFFEDYKNMAGAVRPTTLKIEDTNKQVSYVRILDMGKKTFGESFFTVRNMESMK
- a CDS encoding DUF3419 family protein; translated protein: MAKEYFSDLNYTLSNEDTRIEFELLPANAERVFSIAGSGARCLPLMAKNPKYLDVIDMSVSQLYLCELRLQAMKTLTYEEYLFFMGYRGALQGGSDKGDDREALYKKLTLSEEARNYWNERVSGWKPHGFILLGRWESHFQKLGYLFREVLQCDFGKVFAAQSLEEQIELYEKHWPKLRWNSFIKVAASEYVFNKFLYKGHFSGKAEHKTEQRSPSQFIMEEFERIFRTQLVRKNYFMQILFLGRIAYEEGLPLEAHFETVEAVKKSRTEVRYLHGNLLVELPKHAYDFISLSDTISYLSESDANQILQKLSPETRSQSQMVIRSFMRAPTAIDTRDWEPLSDRNQWAQSKDGTGVYQFHIFRKK
- a CDS encoding tail fiber domain-containing protein, whose amino-acid sequence is MFSAMAATGPGPMLTYEGVLTDSSDTPITTAQNVTFEILQNGSCILYRETQTVNPGSLGQFSVVVGVGNRTDATGNTLEKVFAVSGNVNCDGSSAVTAAGPSSRSLRISVGATVLTPDVTITTVPYAIQAQRLGDKQVSDFILASGTSTQANVDALTALYPNINALLNIYPATAPATGSVLIGNGATFQTGSIVAGAGINISNSASSIVISATGGGGTGTVTEVTAVAPLTVTNGTSTPALSLPQASGTANGYLSMADWNSFNSKLSNALSTGSIFVGNAANQAAAVTMSGDATLSSAGVLSLSAISTPGTYSKVTVDAKGRVTSGAALAPADIPGLPWAQITSGLPSNLAGYGITDAIKNAGGTPSIQSGLDLDRPTIGTVGRLYVATDTQKIYRDNGSSWDLLSSGISTGATGIAGGDLSGTYPNPAVAKIQGREVASTTPAAGNVLRYSGTTWTPSSLAMGDLTGVLPVAQGGTGANALSPNRLLISNGAGTAITHLTCAAGQMLVFDAAAIASCSSFAASTVILRDGNSYGSAMTIGTNDSQDLNFETVGAARMTVTSTGRVGIGTTNPLSKLDVTSDGSSSIIRATTVSTQASDYSSFYGYAARGTLGSPTHPLSGQGIAGFYGANAINPLGYAGMTISASEDHTGSAQGMALDLVVTKNATTTPVSGLRIANDGKVGFGTFSPFFKVHVSDDLTTTPLGITSANSTATGLRLQNTSGSNMSAWNIGQVGNASSWGNLGTLAFKHDAVSTPIMTLIPYGGTNGGVGINMTTFTGYALYVNGAATGTSWTNLSDRRYKKDIATLPEALNKVLQLRGVSFVWDQENFPDKKFQEGQDIGVIAQEVEAVYPEAVTTSADGYKSVAYSKLVAPLIESTHELYGMCKAQASQIASLERKIASLEEAKALNEERLQNLEKENAALKKDLELIKQKLGL